Proteins encoded within one genomic window of Bombus vancouverensis nearcticus chromosome 4, iyBomVanc1_principal, whole genome shotgun sequence:
- the LOC117160925 gene encoding coiled-coil-helix-coiled-coil-helix domain-containing protein 2 isoform X2, with the protein MPRRGRAANPPPRTVRRASAPVATAPAHPPASTPMVAQPQQPSLMGQMAATAGGVAIGSAVGHTIGHAVTGLFSGGSSEAAAGGACAWEVKQFLECAQNQSDLSLCEGFNEALRQCKASNNLI; encoded by the exons ATGCCACGACGTGGACGAGCAGCAAATCCTCCTCCGAGGAC gGTTAGACGAGCCTCAGCTCCAGTTGCAACCGCTCCAGCACATCCTCCTGCATCAACACCAATGGTAGCTCAACCTCAACAGCCATCCCTCATGGGACAAATGGCTGCTACTGCTGGAGGTGTGGCAATTGGTTCTGCTGTCGGTCATACTATTGGACACGCAGTGACTGGCCTCTTCAGTGGAGGTTCCAGTGAGGCCG CTGCTGGTGGTGCTTGCGCTTGGGAAGTTAAACAATTCTTAGAATGTGCCCAAAATCAATCAGATCTTTCATTGTGCGAAGGCTTTAATGAGGCTCTTCGTCAGTGCAAGGCATCTAACA ATTTAATTTAA
- the LOC117160925 gene encoding coiled-coil-helix-coiled-coil-helix domain-containing protein 2 isoform X1 — protein MPRRGRAANPPPRTVRRASAPVATAPAHPPASTPMVAQPQQPSLMGQMAATAGGVAIGSAVGHTIGHAVTGLFSGGSSEAAAAPVGVAPAAVQNAPVSAPAGGACAWEVKQFLECAQNQSDLSLCEGFNEALRQCKASNNLI, from the exons ATGCCACGACGTGGACGAGCAGCAAATCCTCCTCCGAGGAC gGTTAGACGAGCCTCAGCTCCAGTTGCAACCGCTCCAGCACATCCTCCTGCATCAACACCAATGGTAGCTCAACCTCAACAGCCATCCCTCATGGGACAAATGGCTGCTACTGCTGGAGGTGTGGCAATTGGTTCTGCTGTCGGTCATACTATTGGACACGCAGTGACTGGCCTCTTCAGTGGAGGTTCCAGTGAGGCCGCTGCTGCACCAGTAGGTGTAGCACCTGCTGCAGTACAAAATGCACCGGTTTCTGCACCTGCTGGTGGTGCTTGCGCTTGGGAAGTTAAACAATTCTTAGAATGTGCCCAAAATCAATCAGATCTTTCATTGTGCGAAGGCTTTAATGAGGCTCTTCGTCAGTGCAAGGCATCTAACA ATTTAATTTAA